The Rattus rattus isolate New Zealand chromosome 1, Rrattus_CSIRO_v1, whole genome shotgun sequence genome includes a region encoding these proteins:
- the Rrs1 gene encoding ribosome biogenesis regulatory protein homolog: MEGQSVEELLAKAKQEEAEKLQRITVHKELELEFDLGNLLASDRNPPTVLRQAGPSPEAELRALARDNTQLLVNQLWQLPTERVEEAVVARLPEPATRLPREKPLPRPRPLTRWQQFARLKGIRPKKKTNLVWDEVSGQWRRRWGYKRARDDTKEWLIEVPGSADPMEDQFAKRIRAKKERVAKNELNRLRNLARAHKMQMPSSAGLHPTGHQSKEELGRAMQVAKVSTASVGRFQERLPKEKAPRGSGKKRKFQPLFGDFAAEKKNQLELLRVMNSKKPQLDVTRATNKQMREEDQEEAAKRRKMSQKGKKKGGRQGPSGKRKGGPPSQGEKRKGVLGGKKHSRPPALGGKKKGVPHHGGKRRK; this comes from the coding sequence ATGGAGGGGCAGAGCGTGGAGGAGCTGCTGGCCAAGGCGAAGCAGGAGGAGGCGGAGAAGCTGCAGCGCATCACGGTGCAcaaggagctggagctggagttcgACCTGGGCAACCTGCTGGCTTCGGACCGCAACCCCCCGACGGTGCTGCGCCAGGCCGGACCCTCGCCGGAGGCCGAGCTGCGGGCCCTGGCGCGGGACAACACGCAGCTTCTTGTCAACCAACTATGGCAGCTGCCAACCGAGCGCGTGGAGGAGGCGGTGGTAGCGCGCTTGCCTGAGCCCGCCACACGCCTGCCCCGCGAGAAGCCGCTGCCCCGGCCACGACCGCTCACCCGCTGGCAGCAGTTCGCGCGCCTTAAGGGCATCCGTCCCAAGAAGAAGACCAACCTCGTGTGGGACGAGGTGAGTGGCCAGTGGCGACGCCGTTGGGGCTACAAACGTGCCCGAGATGACACTAAGGAGTGGCTGATCGAGGTGCCTGGAAGCGCAGACCCCATGGAAGACCAGTTCGCCAAGAGGATCCGGGCTAAGAAAGAACGCGTGGCCAAGAACGAGCTGAACCGTCTGCGGAACCTGGCCCGCGCGCACAAGATGCAGATGCCCAGCTCAGCCGGCCTGCACCCTACGGGACACCAGAGTAAGGAGGAGCTGGGCCGCGCCATGCAAGTGGCCAAGGTCTCCACCGCTTCTGTGGGACGCTTCCAGGAGCGCCTCCCCAAGGAGAAAGCGCCCCGGGGCTCCGGCAAGAAGAGGAAGTTTCAGCCCCTCTTTGGGGACTTTGCAGCcgagaaaaaaaaccaactggAGCTGCTTCGAGTCATGAACAGCAAGAAACCTCAGCTGGACGTGACGAGGGCCACCAACAAGCAGATGAGGGAAGAGGACCAAGAGGAGGCTGccaagaggaggaaaatgagccagaaaggcaagaaaaaaggGGGCCGGCAAGGACCTTCGGGCAAGAGAAAGGGCGGTCCACCgagtcagggagagaagaggaaaggagtctTGGGAGGCAAGAAGCATTCCAGGCCACCTGCCTTAGGTGGCAAGAAGAAAGGAGTGCCGCACCatggggggaagaggagaaagtag
- the Adhfe1 gene encoding hydroxyacid-oxoacid transhydrogenase, mitochondrial — translation MAAAARARVTHLLRHLQSTACQCPTHSHTYSQAPGLSPSGKTTDYAFEMAVSNIRYGAGVTKEVGMDLQNMGAKNVCLMTDKNLSQLPPVQIVMDSLSKNGISFQVYDNVRVEPTDGSFMDAIEFAKKGAFDAYVAVGGGSTMDTCKAANLYACSPHSEFLDYVNAPIGKGKPVTVPLKPLIAVPTTSGTGSETTGVAIFDYEHLKVKTGIASRAIKPTLGLVDPLHTLHMPCQVVANSGFDVLCHALESYTAIPYSMRSPCPSNPIQRPAYQGSNPISDIWAVHALRIVAKYLKRAVRNPDDLEARSSMHLASAFAGIGFGNAGVHLCHGMSYPISGLVKTYKAKEYNVDHPLVPHGLSVVLTSPAVFTFTAQMFPERHLETAEILGANIRTAKIQDAGPVLADALRKFLFDLNVDDGLAALGYSKDDIPSLVKGTLPQERVTKLAPRAQSEEDLSALFEASMKLY, via the exons ATGGCCGCAGCTGCACGCGCTCGAGTGACACACTTGCTGAGGCACCTGCAAAGCACAGC aTGCCAGTGTCCAACTCATTCTCATACCTACTCCCAAG CCCCTGGACTCTCACCTTCAGGAAAAACAACGGATTATGCATTTGAG atggcggTCTCGAACATTAGATATGGAGCAGGGGTTACAAAGGAAGTGGGCATG GATCTACAGAATATGGGAGCTAAGAATGTCTGCTTGATGACAGACAAGAacctctcccagctccctcctgTCCAAATAGTTATGGATTCCCTATCGAAGAATGGCATCAGTTTTCAGGTTTATGACAACGTGAGGGTGGAGCCTACGGACGGAAG CTTCATGGATGCAATTGAATTTGCCAAAAAGGGAGCCTTTGATGCCTATGTTGCTGTGGGTGGGGGCTCCACCATGGACACCTGTAAAGCCGCTAACCTGTACGCATGCAGCCCTCACTCTGAGTTCCTTGATTATGTCAATGCCCCCATTGGGAAGGGGAAGCCAGTAACTGTGCCTCTTAAACCTCTGATCGCAG TTCCAACTACCTCGGGGACTGGCAGTGAGACTACCGGGGTCGCCATTTTTGACTAtgaacatttgaaagtaaaaacTG GAATTGCTTCACGGGCCATCAAACCCACCCTGGGGCTGGTTGATCCCCTGCATACTCTCCACATGCCTTGCCAGGTGGTTGCCAACAGTGGCTTCGATGTCCTTTG CCATGCTCTGGAGTCATACACCGCCATTCCCTACAGCATGAGGAGCCCCTGCCCTTCCAATCCCATCCAACGACCAGCATACCAGGGTAGCAACCCAATCAGTGACATCTGGGCAGTCCATGCACTGCGCATCGTTGCCAAATATCTGAAGAG GGCTGTCAGAAACCCTGATGATCTGGAAGCAAGGTCTAGCATGCACTTGGCAAGCGCCTTCGCTGGCATTGGCTTCGGAAACGCCGGTGTTCATCTGTG ccaTGGCATGTCTTACCCAATTTCAGGTTTAGTGAAGACATACAAAGCCAAGGAGTACAATGTGGATCACCCTCTGGTG ccccatggcCTCTCTGTGGTGCTCACCTCTCCCGCAGTGTTCACCTTCACAGCCCAGATGTTTCCAGAGCGGCACCTGGAGACGGCAGAAATATTAG GAGCCAACATTCGCACCGCCAAGATCCAAGATGCCGGGCCTGTGTTGGCAGATGCCCTCCGAAAATTCCTATTTGACCTAAATGTTGATGACGGTCTCGCTGCCCTTGGTTATTCTAAGGATGACATTCCTTCACTGGTGAAAGGAACACTGCCCCAG GAAAGGGTCACGAAGCTTGCGCCGCGTGCCCAGTCAGAGGAAGATTTGTCAGCTTTGTTCGAAGCATCAATGAAACTGTACTAA